The bacterium genome segment GCATCCGGCCGCGCGATCACGACCTCCGGTTTCTCGAAGACAACTGGGAATGGCCCACCGGCGGCGCCTGGGGCGTGGGCTGGCAGGTATTCCTCGACGGGCAGGAGATCAGCCAGTTTACGTATTTCCAGCAGGTCGGCGGGCTCGATCTGCCGCTTGTGTCCGCTGAGCTGACCTACGGCACGGAGCGGATTGCCCAGTTCGTTCAGCGCAAGGCGAGCGTCTACGACCTCGTGTGGACCGAGGGCATCACGTACGGCGAGGTCCGGCGCGAGGAGGAGGTGGAGCACTCGAAGCACGCGTTTGACGTGGCGGACATCTCGACGCTCCGCTCGCTCTTCGACGCGTACGACCGGGAGGGGCGCCGGCTGCTCGAAGAGGGCCTCGTCCTGCCCGGGTACGAGCAGTTGCTGAAGTGCTCGCACCTCTTCAATCTCCTCGATGCCCGCGGCGCGGTCGGCGTCGCCGAGCGCGCGAGCCTCCTCGGCCGCTGCCGGGTGATCGCGCGCGGGTGCGCGGAGCGCTACCTCGCGCAGCGCGAGTCGCTGCGATGGCCGCTGCTGCGCGGGGGTACGCATGCCGCCACAGTCTAAGCGCCTCGTCTTGGAGATCGGCACCGAGGAGCTGCCGCCGTCCGCGGCGTGGGACGGCATTCGACAGCTTCGAGAGCTGGCGGGGCCGGCGCTCGAGGAGGCGCGCCTCGACGCCGGGGACTTGCGGGCGTACGCGACCCCCCGCCGCCTGGTGCTGATCGTCGAGCGGGTGGGGCTGCGCCTGCGGGATCTGGTTCGCGAGATCCGGGGGCCGGCGGTGCGCGTCGCGTTCGCACCCGACGGGCGGCCGACTCCGGCGGCGGAGGGCTTCGCCCGCGCGCAGGGCATCGACGTCGGCGCGCTTGAGCGGCGGAGCACGCCGCAGGGCGAGTACGTCTACGCGGTGCGGCGCGAGGCGGGCGGGGACTCCGCGGCGGCGCTGGCGGAGTGCCTACCGGCGCTCGCGGGCCGGCTCTCCTTCCCGCGGGCGATGCGGTGGGGCGCCGGGACGACCCGGTTTTCGCGGCCCGTGCGGTGGATCGTGGCGCTGCTTGGCGAGGACGTTGTTCCGCTGAGGTTCGCCGGGGTGTCCGCCGGCCGCGAGACCGCGGGGCACCGCGCGCTGCACCCCGGCCTTGTCGCCGTCGCGTCGGCGGAGGGGTACGAAGCCGCGATGCGCACCGCCCGCGTCATGGTGGATCCGGAAGCGCGCCGCCGCCGCATCACCGCGGGGATCCGGCGCGCGGCGCGCGGCGCGGGCGGGCGGCCGATTCTCGACCCCGACCTGCTCGACGAGAGCGTTCAACTCGTCGAGTGGCCGACGGTGCTCGCCGGCCGGTTCGACCCGCCGTTTCTGGCGCTGCCGCGGGAGATCCTGATCACGGTGATGCAGCACCACCAGAAGTACTTCGCGGTCGAAGACCGGGACGGCACGCTCCTGCCGGCGTTCGTCGCGCTGCGGAACGGCGGGACCCGCAACCTCGACGGCGTGCGCGAAGGCAACGAATGGGTGCTGCGGGCACGCCTCGGCGACGCCCGCTTCTTCTTCGAGGAGGACCGCCGCGAGCCGCTCGAGGCGCGCATACCGATGCTCGACGACGTGACGTTCCTCGAGCCGCTCGGGACGATGGCGGCCAAGACGGCGCGGCTCGAGCAACTTACAACGCG includes the following:
- a CDS encoding glycine--tRNA ligase subunit alpha, whose translation is MTFQELLISLERFWASQGCVIAQPYDVEVGAGTMHPATFLRALGPEPWRAAYVQPSRRPADARYGQNPNRLYQHYQYQVILKPSPDDVQDLYVQSLRAAGIRPRDHDLRFLEDNWEWPTGGAWGVGWQVFLDGQEISQFTYFQQVGGLDLPLVSAELTYGTERIAQFVQRKASVYDLVWTEGITYGEVRREEEVEHSKHAFDVADISTLRSLFDAYDREGRRLLEEGLVLPGYEQLLKCSHLFNLLDARGAVGVAERASLLGRCRVIARGCAERYLAQRESLRWPLLRGGTHAATV
- the glyS gene encoding glycine--tRNA ligase subunit beta, which gives rise to MPPQSKRLVLEIGTEELPPSAAWDGIRQLRELAGPALEEARLDAGDLRAYATPRRLVLIVERVGLRLRDLVREIRGPAVRVAFAPDGRPTPAAEGFARAQGIDVGALERRSTPQGEYVYAVRREAGGDSAAALAECLPALAGRLSFPRAMRWGAGTTRFSRPVRWIVALLGEDVVPLRFAGVSAGRETAGHRALHPGLVAVASAEGYEAAMRTARVMVDPEARRRRITAGIRRAARGAGGRPILDPDLLDESVQLVEWPTVLAGRFDPPFLALPREILITVMQHHQKYFAVEDRDGTLLPAFVALRNGGTRNLDGVREGNEWVLRARLGDARFFFEEDRREPLEARIPMLDDVTFLEPLGTMAAKTARLEQLTTRLAVWLGDGPAEARALARAAHLAKADLVTQVVRELPELQGIVGGLYAALDGEPEAVAAGVREQYLPRGGVLPRTAVGARLALLDHADTLAGALSAGLVPSGSQDPYGLRRAANAIVTILLDRHWSVTIPDLTGAVLDGYAVADPASRARVLEAVRDLVRQRLRAALIDEEISYDTVDAALAAGIDLPPDAAARARALWVFRRTAEFAKTYTALDRAARIVPAGFDAEVREDLLTAPAERALLDAIRAASAPRAGDGRPPRGAAAPKDLAAHYERNLRRLASLAGPVDRLFTDVLVMAEDEAVRRNRLGLLAHVVRLVRPIADLSKLVVADTRAEGKQAAVSQA